The following coding sequences lie in one Musa acuminata AAA Group cultivar baxijiao chromosome BXJ1-8, Cavendish_Baxijiao_AAA, whole genome shotgun sequence genomic window:
- the LOC103993815 gene encoding squalene monooxygenase SE1 isoform X2 — MEGMYPLGVIAASILAFLLLLGIHGRWGKGRKATGKRDSGAVAAGFGGADVIVVGAGVTGSALACALGKDGRRVHVIERDLAEPDTIVGEVLQPGGCLNLLELGLEDCVDEIDAQRVLGYVLTKNGRSAKLSIPLEKYHVDVAARSFHHGRFIQRLREKAASLSSVQLKQGTVTSLIKEDGIVKGVVYKTKSGKESKAFAPLTVVCDGCFSNLRHTLCSSKVDVPSYFVGLLLKDFQLPFPNHVHFILEDPSIVLFYSISSTETRCLVVVPGQKVPSIANGEMENYLKTIVAPQVPTELRDAFVAAIDKGNIRTMPCKSMPADAHLTPGVLLMGDAFNMRHPLTGGGMTVGLSDVIVLRDLLRPLHDLHDAAALCKYLESFYILRKPVASTMNMLADAFYKLFSASPDEARKEIGQAYFDCLSLGVRGLRGSARLISAAAGIVLPLMKAEGVRQTFFPATFPAYYRAPPAQLKQ; from the exons ATGGAGGGAATGTACCCATTGGGAGTCATCGCTGCTTCGATCCTagcgtttctcctcctcctcgggaTCCATGGACGTTGGGGGAAGGGCCGGAAGGCCACTGGAAAGCGCGATTCTGGCGCGGTGGCCGCCGGATTTGGTGGAGCCGATGTTATCGTCGTCGGCGCCGGGGTCACCGGCTCCGCTCTTGCTTGTGCGCTCGGGAAG GATGGTAGACGTGTGCATGTCATCGAGAGAGATTTGGCTGAGCCGGACACAATTGTTGGTGAAGTCTTGCAACCTGGAGGTTGCCTAAACTTACTTGAGCTAGGGCTCGAGG ATTGTGTCGACGAGATCGATGCTCAGCGGGTCCTTGGCTATGTTCTTACCAAAAATGGGAGAAGCGCCAAACTCTCAATACCTCTGGAGAAGTATCATGTAGATGTTGCTGCCAGGAGCTTCCATCATGGGCGTTTCATCCAAAGATTGCGAGAGAAAGCAGCGTCCTTGTCCAG TGTTCAGTTGAAGCAGGGAACTGTAACATCCTTGATTAAAGAAGACGGAATAGTTAAGGGGGTAGTTTACAAGACTAAATCTGGTAAAGAATCGAAAGCTTTTGCACCTCTTACAGTTGTATGTGATGGCTGCTTTTCGAATCTGAGGCACACACTCTGTTCCTCCAAG GTGGATGTACCTTCTTATTTTGTTGGTTTGCTTTTGAAGGACTTTCAACTTCCATTTCCGAACCATGTGCATTTTATCTTAGAGGATCCTTCAATAGTATTGTTCTACTCAATAAGTAGCACAGAGACTCGCTGTTTGGTTGTTGTCCCTGGGCAGAAGGTTCCTTCTATTGCGAATGGTGAAATGGAAAATTATTTGAAGACTATTGTGGCACCTCAG GTTCCGACTGAGCTGCGTGATGCTTTTGTTGCGGCCATTGATAAAGGAAACATCAGAACTATGCCATGCAAAAGCATGCCAGCTGATGCTCATCTTACACCCGGAGTCCTCTTGATGGGGGATGCATTCAATATGCGCCATCCCCTAACTGGTGGAGGAATGACGGTGGGCTTATCTGATGTAATCGTGCTACGTGATCTTCTTAGGCCTCTCCATGATCTCCATGATGCTGCTGCTCTCTGCAAATACTTGGAATCTTTCTACATTTTGCGGAAA CCGGTTGCTTCTACAATGAACATGCTGGCAGATGCGTTTTACAAATTATTCAGCGCATCACCTGATGAAGCTAGGAAGGAAATTGGACAAGCCTATTTTGACTGTCTGAGCCTTGGAG TCCGGGGATTACGTGGTAGTGCGAGACTGATTTCT GCTGCTGCAGGTATCGTTCTCCCCCTCATGAAAGCAGAAGGGGTTAGGCAAACGTTCTTCCCTGCTACTTTTCCTGCATATTATAGAGCTCCTCCTGCCCAACTGAAACAATAA
- the LOC103993815 gene encoding squalene monooxygenase SE1 isoform X1, with amino-acid sequence MEGMYPLGVIAASILAFLLLLGIHGRWGKGRKATGKRDSGAVAAGFGGADVIVVGAGVTGSALACALGKDGRRVHVIERDLAEPDTIVGEVLQPGGCLNLLELGLEDCVDEIDAQRVLGYVLTKNGRSAKLSIPLEKYHVDVAARSFHHGRFIQRLREKAASLSSVQLKQGTVTSLIKEDGIVKGVVYKTKSGKESKAFAPLTVVCDGCFSNLRHTLCSSKVDVPSYFVGLLLKDFQLPFPNHVHFILEDPSIVLFYSISSTETRCLVVVPGQKVPSIANGEMENYLKTIVAPQVPTELRDAFVAAIDKGNIRTMPCKSMPADAHLTPGVLLMGDAFNMRHPLTGGGMTVGLSDVIVLRDLLRPLHDLHDAAALCKYLESFYILRKPVASTMNMLADAFYKLFSASPDEARKEIGQAYFDCLSLGGRFSSDSTALIGGLTVSPLHLVIHFLVAVTHGVGNLLLPIPSVRGLRGSARLISAAAGIVLPLMKAEGVRQTFFPATFPAYYRAPPAQLKQ; translated from the exons ATGGAGGGAATGTACCCATTGGGAGTCATCGCTGCTTCGATCCTagcgtttctcctcctcctcgggaTCCATGGACGTTGGGGGAAGGGCCGGAAGGCCACTGGAAAGCGCGATTCTGGCGCGGTGGCCGCCGGATTTGGTGGAGCCGATGTTATCGTCGTCGGCGCCGGGGTCACCGGCTCCGCTCTTGCTTGTGCGCTCGGGAAG GATGGTAGACGTGTGCATGTCATCGAGAGAGATTTGGCTGAGCCGGACACAATTGTTGGTGAAGTCTTGCAACCTGGAGGTTGCCTAAACTTACTTGAGCTAGGGCTCGAGG ATTGTGTCGACGAGATCGATGCTCAGCGGGTCCTTGGCTATGTTCTTACCAAAAATGGGAGAAGCGCCAAACTCTCAATACCTCTGGAGAAGTATCATGTAGATGTTGCTGCCAGGAGCTTCCATCATGGGCGTTTCATCCAAAGATTGCGAGAGAAAGCAGCGTCCTTGTCCAG TGTTCAGTTGAAGCAGGGAACTGTAACATCCTTGATTAAAGAAGACGGAATAGTTAAGGGGGTAGTTTACAAGACTAAATCTGGTAAAGAATCGAAAGCTTTTGCACCTCTTACAGTTGTATGTGATGGCTGCTTTTCGAATCTGAGGCACACACTCTGTTCCTCCAAG GTGGATGTACCTTCTTATTTTGTTGGTTTGCTTTTGAAGGACTTTCAACTTCCATTTCCGAACCATGTGCATTTTATCTTAGAGGATCCTTCAATAGTATTGTTCTACTCAATAAGTAGCACAGAGACTCGCTGTTTGGTTGTTGTCCCTGGGCAGAAGGTTCCTTCTATTGCGAATGGTGAAATGGAAAATTATTTGAAGACTATTGTGGCACCTCAG GTTCCGACTGAGCTGCGTGATGCTTTTGTTGCGGCCATTGATAAAGGAAACATCAGAACTATGCCATGCAAAAGCATGCCAGCTGATGCTCATCTTACACCCGGAGTCCTCTTGATGGGGGATGCATTCAATATGCGCCATCCCCTAACTGGTGGAGGAATGACGGTGGGCTTATCTGATGTAATCGTGCTACGTGATCTTCTTAGGCCTCTCCATGATCTCCATGATGCTGCTGCTCTCTGCAAATACTTGGAATCTTTCTACATTTTGCGGAAA CCGGTTGCTTCTACAATGAACATGCTGGCAGATGCGTTTTACAAATTATTCAGCGCATCACCTGATGAAGCTAGGAAGGAAATTGGACAAGCCTATTTTGACTGTCTGAGCCTTGGAGGTAGGTTTTCAAGTGACTCTACTGCTTTAATCGGTGGTCTTACTGTCAGCCCACTGCATCTGGTCATCCACTTCCTTGTTGCTGTTACTCATGGAGTTGGTAATCTACTGTTGCCAATTCCATCAGTCCGGGGATTACGTGGTAGTGCGAGACTGATTTCT GCTGCTGCAGGTATCGTTCTCCCCCTCATGAAAGCAGAAGGGGTTAGGCAAACGTTCTTCCCTGCTACTTTTCCTGCATATTATAGAGCTCCTCCTGCCCAACTGAAACAATAA
- the LOC103994332 gene encoding squalene epoxidase 3, with translation MCGSRRREGAGKRDTESGWEKDMEGMYPLGVIAASILAFLLLLGIHGRWGKGRKAAGKRDSGRVAAGFGGADVIVVGAGVTGSALAYALGKDGRRVHVIERDLAEPDRIVGEALQPRGCLNLFELGLEDCVDEIDAQRVLGYVLTKNGRSAKLSIPLEKYHVDVAARCFHHGRFIQRLREKAASLSSVQLKQGAVTSLIKEDGIVKGVVYKTKSGKESKAFAPLTVVCDGCFSNLRHTLCSSKVDVPSYFVGLLLEDCQLPFPNYAHIILADPSIVLFYSISSTETRCLVDVPGQKVPSIANGEMENYLKTIVAPQVPTELRDAFVAAIDKGNIRSMPCKSMPADAHLTPGVLLMGDAFNMRHPLTGGGMTVGLSDVIVLRDLLRPLHDLHVAAALCKYLESFYILRKPVASTMNMLADAFYKLFSASPDEARKEIGQAYFDCLSLGGRFTSDSTALIGGLIASPLHLVIHFLVAVTHGVGHLLLPIPSVRGLRGSGRLISAAAGIVLPLMKAEGVRQTFFPATFPAYYRDPPAQLKQ, from the exons ATGTGTGGTTCGCGACGACGGGAGGGAGCAGGGAAGCGAGACACAGAGAGTGGGTGGGAGAAGGACATGGAGGGAATGTACCCATTGGGAGTCATCGCTGCTTCGATCCTagcgtttctcctcctcctcgggaTCCATGGACGTTGGGGGAAGGGCCGGAAGGCCGCTGGAAAGCGCGATTCCGGCAGGGTGGCCGCCGGGTTTGGCGGGGCCGATGTTATCGTCGTCGGCGCCGGGGTCACCGGCTCCGCTCTTGCTTATGCGCTCGGGAAG GATGGTAGACGTGTGCATGTCATCGAGAGAGATTTGGCTGAGCCCGACAGAATTGTTGGTGAAGCCTTGCAACCTAGAGGTTGCCTAAACTTATTTGAGCTAGGGCTCGAGG ATTGTGTCGACGAGATCGATGCTCAGCGGGTCCTTGGCTATGTTCTTACCAAAAATGGGAGAAGCGCCAAACTCTCAATACCTCTGGAGAAGTATCATGTAGATGTTGCTGCCAGGTGCTTCCATCATGGGCGTTTCATCCAAAGATTGCGAGAGAAAGCAGCGTCCTTGTCCAG TGTTCAGTTGAAGCAGGGAGCTGTGACATCCTTGATTAAAGAAGACGGAATAGTTAAGGGGGTAGTTTACAAGACTAAATCTGGTAAAGAATCGAAAGCTTTTGCACCTCTTACAGTTGTATGTGATGGCTGCTTTTCGAATCTGAGGCACACACTCTGTTCCTCCAAG GTGGATGTACCTTCTtattttgttggtttgcttctggaGGACTGTCAACTTCCATTTCCGAACTATGCGCATATTATCTTAGCGGATCCTTCAATAGTATTGTTCTACTCGATAAGTAGCACGGAGACTCGCTGTTTGGTTGATGTCCCCGGGCAGAAGGTTCCTTCTATTGCGAATGGTGAAATGGAAAATTATTTGAAGACTATTGTGGCACCTCAG GTTCCGACTGAGCTGCGTGATGCTTTTGTTGCGGCCATTGATAAAGGAAACATCAGATCTATGCCATGCAAAAGCATGCCAGCTGATGCTCATCTTACACCCGGAGTCCTCTTGATGGGGGATGCATTCAATATGCGCCATCCCCTAACTGGTGGAGGAATGACGGTGGGCTTATCTGATGTAATCGTGCTACGTGATCTTCTTAGGCCTCTCCATGATCTCCATGTTGCTGCTGCTCTCTGCAAATACTTGGAATCTTTCTACATTTTGCGGAAA CCGGTTGCTTCTACAATGAACATGCTGGCAGATGCGTTTTACAAATTATTCAGCGCATCACCTGATGAAGCTAGGAAGGAAATTGGACAAGCCTATTTTGACTGTCTGAGCCTTGGAGGTAGGTTTACAAGTGACTCTACTGCTTTAATCGGTGGTCTTATTGCTAGCCCACTGCATCTGGTTATCCACTTCCTTGTTGCTGTTACTCATGGAGTTGGTCATCTACTGTTGCCAATTCCATCAGTCCGGGGATTACGTGGTAGTGGGAGACTGATTTCT GCTGCTGCAGGTATCGTTCTCCCCCTCATGAAAGCAGAAGGGGTTAGGCAAACGTTCTTCCCTGCTACTTTTCCTGCATATTATAGAGATCCTCCTGCCCAACTGAAACAATAA